The Mesorhizobium sp. M1D.F.Ca.ET.043.01.1.1 genome contains a region encoding:
- a CDS encoding response regulator, translated as MDDPPCILAVDDTPENLEILRMRLEANGYRVETAADGEEGLSKARELEPDLILLDIMMPKLDGISVVRMLKQDDALRSIPVILVTAKADTRDVVAGLDAGGDDYLTKPFEHRALLARVRSMLRQKALNDIVASQARRLEEQARELARWNRSLEDKVAEQVAQIERMGRLRRFLPEQVADLVVDAGGGEGLLQSHRREVTVVFCDLRGFTAFAETAEPEEVMAVLGEYHRCLGEQITRFGGTLERFVGDGIVVVFNDPLPTAEHSERAVAMATAMRDAIDEHSQQWRKRDYLLGFGIGIARGHATIGRIGFDQRWDYAVIGSVANHAARLCEEAKPRQILISQRVLSAVEELVEAVPLGDVALKGFHRPMAAYEIVRWLG; from the coding sequence TTGGACGATCCGCCTTGCATTCTCGCGGTCGACGACACGCCGGAAAATCTCGAAATCCTGCGCATGCGGCTCGAGGCAAACGGCTATCGAGTCGAGACCGCCGCGGACGGCGAAGAAGGCCTCTCGAAGGCCCGCGAATTGGAACCGGACCTGATCCTGCTCGACATTATGATGCCCAAGCTCGACGGCATCAGCGTGGTACGCATGCTCAAGCAGGATGATGCGCTGCGATCGATCCCGGTTATTCTCGTCACTGCAAAGGCAGACACCCGCGATGTCGTCGCGGGGTTGGACGCGGGCGGCGACGACTACCTCACCAAGCCGTTCGAGCACCGGGCGCTCTTGGCGCGCGTGCGCTCGATGTTGCGCCAGAAGGCTTTGAACGACATCGTCGCAAGCCAGGCGCGACGCCTCGAGGAGCAGGCCAGGGAACTGGCCAGGTGGAACCGCTCGCTTGAGGACAAGGTCGCAGAACAGGTAGCGCAGATCGAGCGAATGGGACGGCTCAGGCGCTTCCTGCCCGAGCAGGTCGCCGACCTCGTTGTCGACGCCGGCGGCGGGGAGGGGCTGCTGCAAAGCCATCGGCGCGAAGTGACGGTCGTCTTTTGCGATTTGCGAGGTTTCACGGCGTTCGCCGAAACCGCCGAGCCCGAGGAAGTAATGGCCGTCCTCGGCGAGTATCACCGCTGCCTTGGGGAACAGATCACCCGATTTGGCGGAACACTGGAACGGTTCGTCGGCGACGGCATCGTCGTCGTATTCAACGATCCATTGCCCACCGCCGAACACAGCGAGAGGGCCGTCGCCATGGCGACGGCGATGCGCGACGCAATCGACGAACATTCGCAGCAGTGGCGCAAGCGAGACTACTTGCTCGGCTTCGGGATCGGCATTGCCCGCGGCCACGCAACCATCGGAAGGATCGGTTTCGATCAACGCTGGGACTACGCGGTCATCGGCAGCGTCGCCAATCATGCGGCTCGCCTGTGCGAGGAGGCCAAGCCGCGCCAGATCCTGATCAGCCAGCGCGTCCTGAGCGCCGTTGAAGAGCTGGTCGAGGCTGTTCCTCTTGGCGACGTGGCCCTGAAGGGTTTTCACCGCCCGATGGCCGCTTACGAGATCGTGCGTTGGCTTGGTTAA
- a CDS encoding twin-arginine translocation signal domain-containing protein: protein MKIIQDRRHFLAGAAAAGAVGFTNWQFLNEIKRELKT from the coding sequence ATGAAGATCATCCAGGATCGCCGCCATTTCCTGGCCGGCGCTGCGGCCGCCGGCGCGGTGGGGTTCACGAACTGGCAGTTTCTCAACGAGATCAAACGCGAGCTGAAGACGTGA
- a CDS encoding SCO family protein, translating into MSRWLARLSLLAALIAGAAYAHDAPHDERLPMIGPASDFTLESQDGARVSLHDFRGKVVAVAFIYTHCTDVCPMLTANMALVQDKLGSEFGSKVDFISITVDPERDTPEVLKEYAETFGADLKGWSFLTGDPATVREVGLKYGVIARKTADGDIDHTLLTSLVDPNGTLRVQYLGARFDLEEFRSDLLSLLDEAR; encoded by the coding sequence GTGAGCAGGTGGCTGGCTCGGCTGTCGCTGCTGGCGGCGTTGATCGCGGGCGCCGCATACGCGCATGACGCTCCGCACGACGAGCGCCTGCCGATGATCGGACCGGCGTCGGACTTCACGCTGGAATCGCAGGATGGGGCGCGCGTGTCGCTGCATGACTTTCGCGGCAAGGTCGTCGCGGTCGCGTTCATCTATACCCACTGCACCGATGTCTGCCCGATGCTGACCGCCAACATGGCGCTCGTGCAGGACAAGCTCGGCTCCGAATTCGGGTCGAAGGTCGACTTCATCTCCATCACTGTCGACCCTGAGCGCGACACACCCGAAGTGCTGAAGGAATATGCCGAGACTTTCGGTGCCGATCTGAAGGGCTGGTCGTTCCTGACCGGCGATCCAGCGACCGTCCGTGAAGTTGGACTGAAATATGGCGTCATCGCGCGAAAGACGGCAGACGGCGACATCGATCATACCCTGCTGACGTCGCTCGTAGACCCGAACGGCACATTGCGCGTACAATATCTGGGCGCTCGGTTCGACCTTGAGGAGTTCCGGAGTGATCTACTCAGCCTCCTGGACGAGGCCAGGTAA
- a CDS encoding response regulator, with translation MSKRILMVEDTEDNRQIIRDLIATTDYGLIEAADGAAGLAAAAEHRPDLILMDIQLPVMDGYEAARRIKADQALRHIPIIAVTSYALSGDEAKALAAGCDGYIAKPFSPRQLLAKIHEFLA, from the coding sequence ATGAGCAAACGCATCTTGATGGTGGAGGACACCGAGGACAATCGCCAGATCATCCGCGATCTCATCGCAACCACGGACTATGGTCTGATCGAGGCGGCGGACGGCGCGGCCGGCCTCGCCGCAGCGGCCGAGCACAGGCCCGACCTGATCCTCATGGACATCCAGCTTCCCGTCATGGACGGCTACGAAGCCGCGCGCCGCATCAAGGCAGACCAGGCGCTGCGGCATATCCCTATCATCGCCGTGACCTCCTACGCGTTGTCAGGCGATGAGGCGAAGGCGCTTGCCGCGGGGTGCGACGGCTACATCGCCAAGCCGTTTAGCCCGCGCCAGCTGCTCGCAAAGATCCACGAGTTCCTTGCTTGA
- a CDS encoding ATP-binding protein has product MIYSASWTRPGNVTGRLVGWVARFPARVQTKLLIAFLSIVGLLVVLGAVGLQVLSGVNDQTDELIKLERKIAAYRQVQHDTTNQLYSISTALLLEDNQTLDSALRQLNQFSYDFDRMEFVAESEADVLGKVRQEYGQLTTEVKHVAELVRAGRTDDARKVQLDAIMPSADRLERLTNQLVNMAESDMVAAIDASEGAYGTSRVMVVSFSVASILLALGLGYIISWSLIEPVKKIEARLSEIADGDFSRQVTVANRDELGVLATNVNQASHRLGRLYQEVQARTAELARSVSELEALGEVSKAVNSTLDLDTVLKTIVAKAVQLSETDAGTIYVFSSTRQQFRPRANNGMSDELIAAISHQTIGLADMGIGDAPGRCMPVQFPDLGEATSSFLVRKTIVDAGYRGILIVPLLRPSKIVGALVVRRRMPGAFDEQVVHLMETFAAQSVLAIQNAKLFSEIEEKSRELEAASRHKSQFLANMSHELRTPLNSVLGFTELLVDGIYGELPEKAKATVARVQANGRHLLGLINDVLDLSKIEAGQLTLAMEDYSVAQIVRTTVAAVEPLAQAKGLVLSTKVADNLPIGRGDERRLTQVLLNLAGNAVKFTEAGSVDILAAAVDGRFEIAVRDTGPGIAPKDQLLIFEEFQQVDSSSTRQKGGTGLGLAISKRIVEMHGGSIDVESVLGSGSTFRMKIPIRVEEDVMAA; this is encoded by the coding sequence GTGATCTACTCAGCCTCCTGGACGAGGCCAGGTAATGTCACGGGCCGGCTGGTCGGCTGGGTGGCGCGGTTCCCTGCGCGCGTCCAAACCAAGCTGCTGATCGCTTTCCTGTCGATCGTCGGGCTGCTGGTCGTGCTTGGGGCCGTCGGGCTGCAGGTGCTGAGCGGAGTGAATGATCAGACCGACGAGCTGATCAAACTGGAGCGCAAGATCGCAGCCTATCGTCAGGTCCAGCACGACACCACGAACCAGCTCTACAGCATCTCGACCGCACTTCTACTTGAGGACAACCAGACGCTGGATTCGGCGCTGCGCCAGCTCAACCAGTTCAGCTACGACTTCGACCGCATGGAGTTCGTCGCTGAAAGCGAGGCGGACGTGCTTGGCAAGGTCCGGCAAGAGTACGGCCAGCTTACCACCGAAGTGAAGCATGTCGCCGAGCTCGTTCGTGCCGGCCGCACCGATGACGCCCGCAAGGTCCAGCTGGACGCAATCATGCCGTCGGCCGACCGCCTCGAGCGGCTGACCAACCAGCTGGTCAATATGGCCGAGTCCGACATGGTGGCAGCCATCGACGCCAGCGAAGGGGCGTACGGGACTTCGCGGGTGATGGTGGTCTCGTTCTCCGTGGCGAGCATCCTTCTGGCACTGGGGCTTGGCTACATCATCTCGTGGTCGCTGATCGAGCCGGTCAAGAAGATCGAAGCACGGCTCAGCGAGATCGCCGACGGTGACTTTAGCCGGCAGGTGACCGTCGCCAACCGCGACGAACTCGGAGTGCTCGCCACCAACGTCAACCAGGCGTCCCATCGGCTGGGGCGGCTATATCAGGAAGTGCAGGCGCGCACGGCGGAGCTCGCACGCTCGGTCAGCGAACTGGAGGCACTCGGCGAAGTCAGCAAGGCGGTCAATTCGACGCTCGATCTCGACACGGTGTTGAAGACGATCGTCGCCAAGGCGGTTCAGCTGTCGGAAACGGATGCAGGCACCATCTATGTGTTCAGCAGCACGAGGCAGCAGTTCCGCCCGCGCGCGAACAACGGCATGAGCGACGAGCTGATCGCCGCGATCTCGCACCAGACGATCGGTCTGGCTGACATGGGAATCGGCGATGCTCCGGGGCGCTGCATGCCGGTGCAGTTTCCCGATCTCGGCGAGGCGACGTCCTCCTTCCTGGTCAGGAAGACGATCGTCGACGCGGGATATCGCGGTATCCTGATCGTCCCGCTGCTCAGGCCTAGCAAGATCGTCGGCGCCCTTGTCGTCAGGCGTCGGATGCCTGGCGCTTTCGACGAGCAGGTCGTCCACCTCATGGAGACGTTTGCGGCCCAGTCGGTTCTTGCCATCCAGAACGCCAAACTATTCAGCGAAATCGAGGAAAAAAGTCGCGAGCTTGAGGCCGCCAGCCGCCACAAGTCGCAGTTCCTCGCGAACATGAGCCATGAGCTCAGGACGCCGCTCAACTCGGTCCTGGGCTTCACCGAGCTTCTGGTCGACGGCATCTACGGCGAGCTGCCGGAGAAGGCGAAGGCAACGGTGGCGCGCGTCCAGGCGAACGGCCGACATCTGCTCGGGCTCATCAACGACGTCCTCGATCTCTCCAAGATCGAAGCTGGCCAGCTGACGCTGGCGATGGAGGATTACTCGGTAGCTCAGATCGTCCGAACGACCGTTGCAGCTGTCGAGCCGCTTGCGCAAGCGAAAGGCCTCGTGCTCTCAACGAAGGTTGCCGACAACCTTCCGATCGGCCGCGGCGACGAGCGCCGTTTGACCCAGGTGCTGCTCAACCTCGCCGGCAATGCGGTCAAGTTCACGGAGGCCGGCTCCGTCGACATTCTTGCCGCTGCGGTCGACGGCCGTTTCGAGATCGCGGTGCGGGACACTGGCCCGGGGATCGCGCCCAAGGATCAACTGCTCATCTTCGAGGAATTCCAGCAGGTCGACAGCAGCAGCACGAGGCAGAAGGGCGGCACGGGACTTGGCCTGGCGATCTCCAAGCGCATCGTGGAAATGCACGGCGGATCCATCGACGTCGAGTCCGTGCTCGGTTCGGGCTCGACGTTTCGCATGAAGATACCCATCCGTGTGGAAGAGGATGTGATGGCCGCATGA